In the Anguilla anguilla isolate fAngAng1 chromosome 7, fAngAng1.pri, whole genome shotgun sequence genome, one interval contains:
- the LOC118231108 gene encoding beta-crystallin B1-like isoform X2: protein MSSSGEKSSKAPSQTDGKTAQSKKSEMGMMSYKMCVFDQENFQGRCIEISTECMNVCDMGMEKVRSLRVECGPFVGYEQMNFCGEMYILEKGEYPRWDSWSNCYRNDFLLSFRPVRMDPEKHKICLYEVGEFKGRKMEIMDDDVPSLFSYGFTDRVGSIIVSCGTWVGYQYPGYRGSQYLLEKGDYRHFNEYGARCPQFQSVRRIRDMQWHQHGCYTMASK from the exons ATGTCTTCCAGTGGAGAGAAGTCCTCTAAAGCTCCTTCCCAGACTGATGGGAAGACTGCTCAGAGCAAGAAGTCAGAGATGGGCATGATGTCATACAAG ATGTGCGTCTTCGATCAGGAGAACTTCCAGGGCAGGTGCATAGAAATCAGCACAgagtgcatgaatgtgtgtgacaTGGGAATGGAAAAGGTTCGCTCTCTGCGTGTTGAATGTGGCCC CTTTGTGGGTTATGAACAGATGAACTTCTGTGGTGAAATGTACATCCTGGAGAAGGGAGAGTACCCCAGATGGGATTCCTGGAGCAACTGCTACAGGAACGACTTCCTGCTGTCCTTCAGGCCTGTCAGAATG GACCCTGAGAAGCACAAGATCTGTCTGTACGAGGTTGGAGAGTTCAAGGGCCGCAAGATGGAGATCATGGACGATGACGTTCCCAGTCTGTTCTCCTACGGCTTCACCGACAGAGTGGGCAGCATCATTGTGAGCTGTGGAAC gtGGGTGGGGTACCAGTACCCTGGTTACCGTGGCAGCCAGTACCTGCTGGAGAAGGGTGACTACAGGCACTTCAATGAGTACGGCGCCCGCTGCCCGCAGTTCCAGTCTGTCAGGCGCATCCGAGACATGCAGTGGCACCAGCACGGGTGCTACACCATGGCCAGcaagtga
- the LOC118231108 gene encoding beta-crystallin B2-like isoform X1, with protein sequence MCGQQVCFPAIIPPWRAPGYKRAGSVLGNTHSHRDREFTPTHTESIMSSSGEKSSKAPSQTDGKTAQSKKSEMGMMSYKMCVFDQENFQGRCIEISTECMNVCDMGMEKVRSLRVECGPFVGYEQMNFCGEMYILEKGEYPRWDSWSNCYRNDFLLSFRPVRMDPEKHKICLYEVGEFKGRKMEIMDDDVPSLFSYGFTDRVGSIIVSCGTWVGYQYPGYRGSQYLLEKGDYRHFNEYGARCPQFQSVRRIRDMQWHQHGCYTMASK encoded by the exons ATGTGTGGTCAGCAGGTTTGTTTTCCTGCAATAATCCCCCCATGGAGGGCGCCAGGGTATAAGAGGGCCGGCAGTGTGCTGggaaacacacactcgcacagagacagagagttcactcccacacacacagag AGCATCATGTCTTCCAGTGGAGAGAAGTCCTCTAAAGCTCCTTCCCAGACTGATGGGAAGACTGCTCAGAGCAAGAAGTCAGAGATGGGCATGATGTCATACAAG ATGTGCGTCTTCGATCAGGAGAACTTCCAGGGCAGGTGCATAGAAATCAGCACAgagtgcatgaatgtgtgtgacaTGGGAATGGAAAAGGTTCGCTCTCTGCGTGTTGAATGTGGCCC CTTTGTGGGTTATGAACAGATGAACTTCTGTGGTGAAATGTACATCCTGGAGAAGGGAGAGTACCCCAGATGGGATTCCTGGAGCAACTGCTACAGGAACGACTTCCTGCTGTCCTTCAGGCCTGTCAGAATG GACCCTGAGAAGCACAAGATCTGTCTGTACGAGGTTGGAGAGTTCAAGGGCCGCAAGATGGAGATCATGGACGATGACGTTCCCAGTCTGTTCTCCTACGGCTTCACCGACAGAGTGGGCAGCATCATTGTGAGCTGTGGAAC gtGGGTGGGGTACCAGTACCCTGGTTACCGTGGCAGCCAGTACCTGCTGGAGAAGGGTGACTACAGGCACTTCAATGAGTACGGCGCCCGCTGCCCGCAGTTCCAGTCTGTCAGGCGCATCCGAGACATGCAGTGGCACCAGCACGGGTGCTACACCATGGCCAGcaagtga